The following coding sequences lie in one Catharus ustulatus isolate bCatUst1 chromosome 5, bCatUst1.pri.v2, whole genome shotgun sequence genomic window:
- the FHIP1A gene encoding FHF complex subunit HOOK interacting protein 1A isoform X1, protein MSSGTSINRNRQAPSLQGVDPETCMIVFRTHWAQVLKILEKHDPLKNTQAKYGAVSPDEASTVQNYVEHMLFLLIEEQAKDASMGAILEFVVSENIMEKLFLWSLWREFTDETKIEQLKMYEMLVTQSHQPLLHHKPILKPLMMLLSSCSGTTTPTVETELVVLLSQLCSIIAKDPSILELFFHTSEDQGAANFLIFSLLIPFIHREGRVGQQARDALLFIMSLSAENNLVANHIAENTYFCPVLATGLSGLYSSLPTKLEEKGEEWHCLMKDDWLLSPALVQFMNSLEFCNAVIQVAHPLIRNQLVNYIYNGFLVPVMAPALHKVTVEEVMTTTAYLDLFLRSVSEPALLKIFLRFVLLHQHENVHILDTLTSRINTPFRLCVVSLALFRTLIGLHCEDVMLQLVLRYLIPCNHMMLSQRQAVKERDCYSVSAAKLLALTPLCCSTGITLTLESQEKDYILWTKPAQAKDPGRRSSESACIVEYGRAVDISYLQYLGEAQEAIMQCMKDCEVWSALYDGVNPDPDTFIQMLAEENTTDAEHPMFQLQRRTPSTRSSAQATPFSEKMQLELEWDDSYDTGISPGSNVSSPQSYDGLGSTEIQPPAEPPKHIQEMKKNAIMVIKGSYVEESDFQDDVMVYRLCAQKDTQDDNSSKEKSLNVPREHKVQSQTIVDGSFAKSQLEIDLDEHSEKNSSSTKGVIREQINQKITEIEPQPDLKTSFQEVDCNLSVKLLSTDGEDFIAQYDRIIKELNPNSVSLEEQKLDAPDSVSPAEEEEDFGNFSADTPSAESISSPFGPKEDVLPKHSPSSQSAPFTGPFISVVLSKLENMLENSLHVNLLLIGIITQLASYPQPLLRSFLLNTNMVFQPSVRSLYQVLASVKNKIEHFASIEKDFPSLLLEAQQYLLFRVDMSDAAEELLTKGNVQHSSNTGKGKNLPEAYPAVLQPFLGQKGNKGLAHPSLPVHVRNAVLAAALFPEFLKELAALAQEHSILCYKILGDFEDYY, encoded by the exons ATGTCTTCTGGAACAAGTATCAACAGAAATAGGCAggctcccagcctgcagggtgTTGACCCAGAAACATGCATGATAGTGTTCAGAACACACTGGGCACAG gTTCTGAAAATCTTAGAGAAGCATGATCCTTTGAAAAATACTCAGGCAAAATATGGGGCAGTTTCACCTGATGAGGCCAGCACTGTGCAGAATTATGTGGAGCACATGCTTTTCTTATTAATTGAGGAACAAGCAAAAGATGCCTCGATGGGGGCTATTCTGGAGTTTGTGGTCTCAGAAAACATCATGGAGAAGCTTTTCCTTTGGAGCCTATGGCGAGAGTTCACTGATGAGACAAAAATTGAGCAACTCAAAATGTATGAAATGCTCGTAACCCAGTCTCATCAGCCTTTGCTGCATCACAAGCCTATTTTGAAACCTTTGATGATGTTGCTGAGTTCCTGCTCAGGAACAACCACTCCAACAGTGGAAACAGAATTGGTTGTCCTCttgagccagctctgctctatAATAGCCAAAGATCCCTCCATTTTAGAACTGTTTTTCCACACTAGTGAGGACCAAGGAGCTGccaatttcctcattttttccctgctgatcCCCTTCATCCATCGAGAAGGAAGAGTAGGCCAACAGGCCCGGGATGCACTGCTTTTCATAATGTCTCTGTCTGCAGAAAACAACCTTGTTGCAAACCACATAGCAGAAAACACCTATTTTTGCCCA GTGCTAGCAACAGGACTAAGTGGTCTCTATTCGTCTTTGCCTACaaagctggaagaaaaaggagaagaatggCACTGTCTGATGAAAGATGACTGGCTTTTGTCACCAGCCCTTGTACAATTCATGAATTCCCTTGAATTTTGCAATGCTGTGATACAG GTGGCACATCCCTTGATACGCAACCAGCTTGTGAATTACATTTACAATGGATTTTTGGTGCCAGTAATGGCTCCTGCACTCCATAAG GTGACTGTGGAGGAAGTGATGACTACGACTGCGTACCTGGATCTCTTCTTGCGCAGTGTTTCGGAGCCAGCCCTCCTCAAGATTTTCCTCCGCTTTGTTTTGCTGCATCAACACGAAAATGTTCATATCCTGGATACACTTACCAGCAGAATCAACACACCATTCCGG ctctgtgtggtCTCCTTGGCGTTGTTCAGAACACTCATTGGCTTGCATTGTGAAGATGTGATGTTACAGCTAGTTTTAAG GTATCTGATCCCATGCAACCACATGATGCTGAGCCAACGGCAAGCTGTGAAAGAGAGAGACTGTTACTCTGTATCTGCTGCAAAACTGCTGGCCCTGACACCTCTGTGCTGTTCCACCGGAATCACTTTGACACTTGAAAGCCAAGAAAAAGACTATATTCTCTggacaaaaccagcacaagcTAAAG ATCCTGGTAGACGCTCTTCTGAATCTGCTTGCATTGTGGAATATGGAAGGGCTGTGGACATCAGCTACTTGCAGTACCTGGGAGAAGCTCAAGAAGCCATCATGCAGTGCATGAAAGACTGTGAGGTTTGGTCTGCCTTGTATGATGGAGTAAATCCTGATCCAGACACCTTTATCCAGATGCTTGCAGAGGAGAACACTACAGATGCGGAACACCCTATGTTTCAGCTCCAGCGGAGGACACCTAGCACACGTAGCTCTGCACAAGCAACTCCATTCAGTGAGAAGATGCAGTTAGAGCTAGAATGGGATGATAGCTATGACACAGGGATTTCTCCTGGTTCTAATGTGAGTTCACCACAATCATATGATGGTCTGGGAAGCACAGAAATTCAACCACCTGCAGAGCCACCAAAACACattcaagaaatgaaaaaaaatgctattatGGTCATCAAAGGCTCTTACGTAGAGGAGTCAGACTTTCAGGATGATGTTATGGTTTACAGGTTATGTGCCCAGAAGGATACTCAAGATGACAATAGCTCCAAGGAGAAATCTTTAAATGTACCCAGAGAACACAAGGTGCAGAGCCAGACCATAGTTGATGGGTCTTTTGCAAAGTCACAACTGGAAATAGACTTGGATGAGCACAGTGAGAAAAATTCAAGCTCAACTAAAGGTGTAATTAGAGaacaaataaaccagaaaattacTGAGATTGAGCCACAACCAGACTTAAAGACTTCTTTTCAGGAGGTAGATTGTAACTTAAGTGTAAAactgctgagcacagatggTGAGGATTTCATTGCACAATATGACAGAATTATTAAGGAACTGAATCCAAACAGTGTAAGCTTGGAGGAGCAGAAGTTGGATGCTCCTGATTCTGTCTCTCCAGCAGAAGAAGAGGAGGACTTTGGGAATTTCTCAGCAGATACCCCTTCTGCAGAGAGCATATCATCTCCCTTTGGACCAAAGGAGGATGTCTTGCCCAAGCACTCTCCAAGCAGCCAGAGTGCACCGTTTACAG GACCATTCATCAGCGTAGTATTGTCGAAGCTGGAGAACATGCTGGAGAATTCCTTGCATGTAAATTTGCTGCTTATTGGGATTATTACTCAGCTGGCAAGTTATCCACAGCCGCTTCTTCGCTCCTTTCTGCTCAACACCAACATGGTATTTCAACCTAGTGTGCGCTCACTCTATCAG GTGCTGGCATCTGTGAAAAATAAGATCGAACATTTTGCTTCCATTGAAAAAGACTTTCCAAGTCTTCTCCTGGAGGCCCAACAGTACTTGCTCTTTCGTGTGGACATGTCTGATGCTGCAGAAGAATTGCTCACCAAAG
- the FHIP1A gene encoding FHF complex subunit HOOK interacting protein 1A isoform X3 has protein sequence MSSGTSINRNRQAPSLQGVDPETCMIVFRTHWAQVLKILEKHDPLKNTQAKYGAVSPDEASTVQNYVEHMLFLLIEEQAKDASMGAILEFVVSENIMEKLFLWSLWREFTDETKIEQLKMYEMLVTQSHQPLLHHKPILKPLMMLLSSCSGTTTPTVETELVVLLSQLCSIIAKDPSILELFFHTSEDQGAANFLIFSLLIPFIHREGRVGQQARDALLFIMSLSAENNLVANHIAENTYFCPVLATGLSGLYSSLPTKLEEKGEEWHCLMKDDWLLSPALVQFMNSLEFCNAVIQVAHPLIRNQLVNYIYNGFLVPVMAPALHKVTVEEVMTTTAYLDLFLRSVSEPALLKIFLRFVLLHQHENVHILDTLTSRINTPFRLCVVSLALFRTLIGLHCEDVMLQLVLRYLIPCNHMMLSQRQAVKERDCYSVSAAKLLALTPLCCSTGITLTLESQEKDYILWTKPAQAKDPGRRSSESACIVEYGRAVDISYLQYLGEAQEAIMQCMKDCEVWSALYDGVNPDPDTFIQMLAEENTTDAEHPMFQLQRRTPSTRSSAQATPFSEKMQLELEWDDSYDTGISPGSNVSSPQSYDGLGSTEIQPPAEPPKHIQEMKKNAIMVIKGSYVEESDFQDDVMVYRLCAQKDTQDDNSSKEKSLNVPREHKVQSQTIVDGSFAKSQLEIDLDEHSEKNSSSTKGVIREQINQKITEIEPQPDLKTSFQEVDCNLSVKLLSTDGEDFIAQYDRIIKELNPNSVSLEEQKLDAPDSVSPAEEEEDFGNFSADTPSAESISSPFGPKEDVLPKHSPSSQSAPFTGPFISVVLSKLENMLENSLHVNLLLIGIITQLASYPQPLLRSFLLNTNMVFQPSVRSLYQVLASVKNKIEHFASIEKDFPSLLLEAQQYLLFRVDMSDAAEELLTKGLVSEGV, from the exons ATGTCTTCTGGAACAAGTATCAACAGAAATAGGCAggctcccagcctgcagggtgTTGACCCAGAAACATGCATGATAGTGTTCAGAACACACTGGGCACAG gTTCTGAAAATCTTAGAGAAGCATGATCCTTTGAAAAATACTCAGGCAAAATATGGGGCAGTTTCACCTGATGAGGCCAGCACTGTGCAGAATTATGTGGAGCACATGCTTTTCTTATTAATTGAGGAACAAGCAAAAGATGCCTCGATGGGGGCTATTCTGGAGTTTGTGGTCTCAGAAAACATCATGGAGAAGCTTTTCCTTTGGAGCCTATGGCGAGAGTTCACTGATGAGACAAAAATTGAGCAACTCAAAATGTATGAAATGCTCGTAACCCAGTCTCATCAGCCTTTGCTGCATCACAAGCCTATTTTGAAACCTTTGATGATGTTGCTGAGTTCCTGCTCAGGAACAACCACTCCAACAGTGGAAACAGAATTGGTTGTCCTCttgagccagctctgctctatAATAGCCAAAGATCCCTCCATTTTAGAACTGTTTTTCCACACTAGTGAGGACCAAGGAGCTGccaatttcctcattttttccctgctgatcCCCTTCATCCATCGAGAAGGAAGAGTAGGCCAACAGGCCCGGGATGCACTGCTTTTCATAATGTCTCTGTCTGCAGAAAACAACCTTGTTGCAAACCACATAGCAGAAAACACCTATTTTTGCCCA GTGCTAGCAACAGGACTAAGTGGTCTCTATTCGTCTTTGCCTACaaagctggaagaaaaaggagaagaatggCACTGTCTGATGAAAGATGACTGGCTTTTGTCACCAGCCCTTGTACAATTCATGAATTCCCTTGAATTTTGCAATGCTGTGATACAG GTGGCACATCCCTTGATACGCAACCAGCTTGTGAATTACATTTACAATGGATTTTTGGTGCCAGTAATGGCTCCTGCACTCCATAAG GTGACTGTGGAGGAAGTGATGACTACGACTGCGTACCTGGATCTCTTCTTGCGCAGTGTTTCGGAGCCAGCCCTCCTCAAGATTTTCCTCCGCTTTGTTTTGCTGCATCAACACGAAAATGTTCATATCCTGGATACACTTACCAGCAGAATCAACACACCATTCCGG ctctgtgtggtCTCCTTGGCGTTGTTCAGAACACTCATTGGCTTGCATTGTGAAGATGTGATGTTACAGCTAGTTTTAAG GTATCTGATCCCATGCAACCACATGATGCTGAGCCAACGGCAAGCTGTGAAAGAGAGAGACTGTTACTCTGTATCTGCTGCAAAACTGCTGGCCCTGACACCTCTGTGCTGTTCCACCGGAATCACTTTGACACTTGAAAGCCAAGAAAAAGACTATATTCTCTggacaaaaccagcacaagcTAAAG ATCCTGGTAGACGCTCTTCTGAATCTGCTTGCATTGTGGAATATGGAAGGGCTGTGGACATCAGCTACTTGCAGTACCTGGGAGAAGCTCAAGAAGCCATCATGCAGTGCATGAAAGACTGTGAGGTTTGGTCTGCCTTGTATGATGGAGTAAATCCTGATCCAGACACCTTTATCCAGATGCTTGCAGAGGAGAACACTACAGATGCGGAACACCCTATGTTTCAGCTCCAGCGGAGGACACCTAGCACACGTAGCTCTGCACAAGCAACTCCATTCAGTGAGAAGATGCAGTTAGAGCTAGAATGGGATGATAGCTATGACACAGGGATTTCTCCTGGTTCTAATGTGAGTTCACCACAATCATATGATGGTCTGGGAAGCACAGAAATTCAACCACCTGCAGAGCCACCAAAACACattcaagaaatgaaaaaaaatgctattatGGTCATCAAAGGCTCTTACGTAGAGGAGTCAGACTTTCAGGATGATGTTATGGTTTACAGGTTATGTGCCCAGAAGGATACTCAAGATGACAATAGCTCCAAGGAGAAATCTTTAAATGTACCCAGAGAACACAAGGTGCAGAGCCAGACCATAGTTGATGGGTCTTTTGCAAAGTCACAACTGGAAATAGACTTGGATGAGCACAGTGAGAAAAATTCAAGCTCAACTAAAGGTGTAATTAGAGaacaaataaaccagaaaattacTGAGATTGAGCCACAACCAGACTTAAAGACTTCTTTTCAGGAGGTAGATTGTAACTTAAGTGTAAAactgctgagcacagatggTGAGGATTTCATTGCACAATATGACAGAATTATTAAGGAACTGAATCCAAACAGTGTAAGCTTGGAGGAGCAGAAGTTGGATGCTCCTGATTCTGTCTCTCCAGCAGAAGAAGAGGAGGACTTTGGGAATTTCTCAGCAGATACCCCTTCTGCAGAGAGCATATCATCTCCCTTTGGACCAAAGGAGGATGTCTTGCCCAAGCACTCTCCAAGCAGCCAGAGTGCACCGTTTACAG GACCATTCATCAGCGTAGTATTGTCGAAGCTGGAGAACATGCTGGAGAATTCCTTGCATGTAAATTTGCTGCTTATTGGGATTATTACTCAGCTGGCAAGTTATCCACAGCCGCTTCTTCGCTCCTTTCTGCTCAACACCAACATGGTATTTCAACCTAGTGTGCGCTCACTCTATCAG GTGCTGGCATCTGTGAAAAATAAGATCGAACATTTTGCTTCCATTGAAAAAGACTTTCCAAGTCTTCTCCTGGAGGCCCAACAGTACTTGCTCTTTCGTGTGGACATGTCTGATGCTGCAGAAGAATTGCTCACCAAAG
- the FHIP1A gene encoding FHF complex subunit HOOK interacting protein 1A isoform X2, producing the protein MSSGTSINRNRQAPSLQGVDPETCMIVFRTHWAQVLKILEKHDPLKNTQAKYGAVSPDEASTVQNYVEHMLFLLIEEQAKDASMGAILEFVVSENIMEKLFLWSLWREFTDETKIEQLKMYEMLVTQSHQPLLHHKPILKPLMMLLSSCSGTTTPTVETELVVLLSQLCSIIAKDPSILELFFHTSEDQGAANFLIFSLLIPFIHREGRVGQQARDALLFIMSLSAENNLVANHIAENTYFCPVLATGLSGLYSSLPTKLEEKGEEWHCLMKDDWLLSPALVQFMNSLEFCNAVIQVTVEEVMTTTAYLDLFLRSVSEPALLKIFLRFVLLHQHENVHILDTLTSRINTPFRLCVVSLALFRTLIGLHCEDVMLQLVLRYLIPCNHMMLSQRQAVKERDCYSVSAAKLLALTPLCCSTGITLTLESQEKDYILWTKPAQAKDPGRRSSESACIVEYGRAVDISYLQYLGEAQEAIMQCMKDCEVWSALYDGVNPDPDTFIQMLAEENTTDAEHPMFQLQRRTPSTRSSAQATPFSEKMQLELEWDDSYDTGISPGSNVSSPQSYDGLGSTEIQPPAEPPKHIQEMKKNAIMVIKGSYVEESDFQDDVMVYRLCAQKDTQDDNSSKEKSLNVPREHKVQSQTIVDGSFAKSQLEIDLDEHSEKNSSSTKGVIREQINQKITEIEPQPDLKTSFQEVDCNLSVKLLSTDGEDFIAQYDRIIKELNPNSVSLEEQKLDAPDSVSPAEEEEDFGNFSADTPSAESISSPFGPKEDVLPKHSPSSQSAPFTGPFISVVLSKLENMLENSLHVNLLLIGIITQLASYPQPLLRSFLLNTNMVFQPSVRSLYQVLASVKNKIEHFASIEKDFPSLLLEAQQYLLFRVDMSDAAEELLTKGNVQHSSNTGKGKNLPEAYPAVLQPFLGQKGNKGLAHPSLPVHVRNAVLAAALFPEFLKELAALAQEHSILCYKILGDFEDYY; encoded by the exons ATGTCTTCTGGAACAAGTATCAACAGAAATAGGCAggctcccagcctgcagggtgTTGACCCAGAAACATGCATGATAGTGTTCAGAACACACTGGGCACAG gTTCTGAAAATCTTAGAGAAGCATGATCCTTTGAAAAATACTCAGGCAAAATATGGGGCAGTTTCACCTGATGAGGCCAGCACTGTGCAGAATTATGTGGAGCACATGCTTTTCTTATTAATTGAGGAACAAGCAAAAGATGCCTCGATGGGGGCTATTCTGGAGTTTGTGGTCTCAGAAAACATCATGGAGAAGCTTTTCCTTTGGAGCCTATGGCGAGAGTTCACTGATGAGACAAAAATTGAGCAACTCAAAATGTATGAAATGCTCGTAACCCAGTCTCATCAGCCTTTGCTGCATCACAAGCCTATTTTGAAACCTTTGATGATGTTGCTGAGTTCCTGCTCAGGAACAACCACTCCAACAGTGGAAACAGAATTGGTTGTCCTCttgagccagctctgctctatAATAGCCAAAGATCCCTCCATTTTAGAACTGTTTTTCCACACTAGTGAGGACCAAGGAGCTGccaatttcctcattttttccctgctgatcCCCTTCATCCATCGAGAAGGAAGAGTAGGCCAACAGGCCCGGGATGCACTGCTTTTCATAATGTCTCTGTCTGCAGAAAACAACCTTGTTGCAAACCACATAGCAGAAAACACCTATTTTTGCCCA GTGCTAGCAACAGGACTAAGTGGTCTCTATTCGTCTTTGCCTACaaagctggaagaaaaaggagaagaatggCACTGTCTGATGAAAGATGACTGGCTTTTGTCACCAGCCCTTGTACAATTCATGAATTCCCTTGAATTTTGCAATGCTGTGATACAG GTGACTGTGGAGGAAGTGATGACTACGACTGCGTACCTGGATCTCTTCTTGCGCAGTGTTTCGGAGCCAGCCCTCCTCAAGATTTTCCTCCGCTTTGTTTTGCTGCATCAACACGAAAATGTTCATATCCTGGATACACTTACCAGCAGAATCAACACACCATTCCGG ctctgtgtggtCTCCTTGGCGTTGTTCAGAACACTCATTGGCTTGCATTGTGAAGATGTGATGTTACAGCTAGTTTTAAG GTATCTGATCCCATGCAACCACATGATGCTGAGCCAACGGCAAGCTGTGAAAGAGAGAGACTGTTACTCTGTATCTGCTGCAAAACTGCTGGCCCTGACACCTCTGTGCTGTTCCACCGGAATCACTTTGACACTTGAAAGCCAAGAAAAAGACTATATTCTCTggacaaaaccagcacaagcTAAAG ATCCTGGTAGACGCTCTTCTGAATCTGCTTGCATTGTGGAATATGGAAGGGCTGTGGACATCAGCTACTTGCAGTACCTGGGAGAAGCTCAAGAAGCCATCATGCAGTGCATGAAAGACTGTGAGGTTTGGTCTGCCTTGTATGATGGAGTAAATCCTGATCCAGACACCTTTATCCAGATGCTTGCAGAGGAGAACACTACAGATGCGGAACACCCTATGTTTCAGCTCCAGCGGAGGACACCTAGCACACGTAGCTCTGCACAAGCAACTCCATTCAGTGAGAAGATGCAGTTAGAGCTAGAATGGGATGATAGCTATGACACAGGGATTTCTCCTGGTTCTAATGTGAGTTCACCACAATCATATGATGGTCTGGGAAGCACAGAAATTCAACCACCTGCAGAGCCACCAAAACACattcaagaaatgaaaaaaaatgctattatGGTCATCAAAGGCTCTTACGTAGAGGAGTCAGACTTTCAGGATGATGTTATGGTTTACAGGTTATGTGCCCAGAAGGATACTCAAGATGACAATAGCTCCAAGGAGAAATCTTTAAATGTACCCAGAGAACACAAGGTGCAGAGCCAGACCATAGTTGATGGGTCTTTTGCAAAGTCACAACTGGAAATAGACTTGGATGAGCACAGTGAGAAAAATTCAAGCTCAACTAAAGGTGTAATTAGAGaacaaataaaccagaaaattacTGAGATTGAGCCACAACCAGACTTAAAGACTTCTTTTCAGGAGGTAGATTGTAACTTAAGTGTAAAactgctgagcacagatggTGAGGATTTCATTGCACAATATGACAGAATTATTAAGGAACTGAATCCAAACAGTGTAAGCTTGGAGGAGCAGAAGTTGGATGCTCCTGATTCTGTCTCTCCAGCAGAAGAAGAGGAGGACTTTGGGAATTTCTCAGCAGATACCCCTTCTGCAGAGAGCATATCATCTCCCTTTGGACCAAAGGAGGATGTCTTGCCCAAGCACTCTCCAAGCAGCCAGAGTGCACCGTTTACAG GACCATTCATCAGCGTAGTATTGTCGAAGCTGGAGAACATGCTGGAGAATTCCTTGCATGTAAATTTGCTGCTTATTGGGATTATTACTCAGCTGGCAAGTTATCCACAGCCGCTTCTTCGCTCCTTTCTGCTCAACACCAACATGGTATTTCAACCTAGTGTGCGCTCACTCTATCAG GTGCTGGCATCTGTGAAAAATAAGATCGAACATTTTGCTTCCATTGAAAAAGACTTTCCAAGTCTTCTCCTGGAGGCCCAACAGTACTTGCTCTTTCGTGTGGACATGTCTGATGCTGCAGAAGAATTGCTCACCAAAG